The stretch of DNA CGCTGCCACAGGGCGTAGTCGCTGTACTGGATCGGCAAGGCCGGCAGTTGCGGCGCTTGCTGCCGCTCATGGGCGTCATAGAAACGGATGAATTCGTCGATCAGCACATTCATCGACCAGCCGTCGGAAACGATGTGGTGCAAGGTCAACAGCAGCACATGTTCCTCGTCCGCCAGCTTCAGCAGCTTGACCCGCAGCAGCGGCCCGCTGCCCAGGTCGAACGGTTGCAGCGATTGGCGCTGCGCCTGCTCCGCGACCGCCTGCTCTCGCGCGTCGGGCGCCAGGGCGCTGAGGTCCACCGACTCCACGGGCACCAGGGTCTCGACCGCCACTTGCTCCAGGCGCTCGTCGGCATGGCGCTTGAACACCGTGCGCAGGGTTTCGTGGCGCGCCACCAGGCTGGCGAACGCCTGCTCCAGGGCCGGCAGGTTCAGGGCGCCACGCAGGCGCACCGCGCCCGGCAGGTTATAGGCGCCGCTGTGGGGGTCCATCTGCCAGAGGAACCACATGCGGCGCTGGGCATAGGACAGCGCCTGGCGATCCTCGGCGGCGATCCCGGCGGGAATCGGAAACAACGAAAAGTCGATGTTTTCCGCCCGCAGACCATCGAGGAACACCCGCCGCTTTTCCAGCGGCAGCTCGATAAATCGACTGGCGAGTTTCAGGGACTTTTCAGCATTCATCTGGCTTCATCCGTACATGTTGGGTATCGAGCATTGGCTCGGCTATCCCTACGGAACGGATGGGCAGGAGGAAAAATTAACCCCCGCCCCAGCGCGCCAGACCGCGGCCCGCCGTTAAATTCCACGGATGGCGACTCGTCAAAAGAGGACCATCACTTTCCACACAAGGTCGCGATCATGTCCTCTGCAACCTCACTGGCCAACTTCCTGTCAAACAGCTCGCTGGCAAACGGCTTGCGCAAACTGGTCGGCGCAGGCAACCAGCAGCCGCGCGCCTACCGCCTGATCAATGTCCAACTCAAGCAACGGATCAGCCTCAGCCCCTGCATGGCGCGCTTCGTATTTACCGGCGAGGACGTCGCCCACACCCGCACCCTGGCGCCGGACCAGCGCATCAAGCTGCTGTTCCCCGCTGCCGACGGCCTGCCGCCCGAATTGCCGCGCATCGGTGACTGGCACGCGGCCCGGCGCAAGCTGCCGGCGGCGCAACAACCGCCGATGCGCACCTACACCATCCGCGCCCTGCGCGCCGAGCCCGCGGAGCTGGACGTGGACTTCGTGCTGCACGGGGTCACCGGCCCGGCGTCGCGCTGGGCGACTCAGGCCAAGGTCGGCGACCGCCTGCAAATGGCCGTGCCCGACAAAGCCTTCAGCGGCGACCCCGGCGGCTACGAATGGCAACCGCCGGCGGGAATCCGCAAGGTCCTGCTGATCGGCGACGAAACCGCGCTGCCGGCCATCGCCGGGATTCTCGAAGACCTGATGGAGTACCCGACGCCGCCCGATGTCCAGGCGTTCATCGAAGTGCCCCACGAAAGCGATTGCCTGGCGCTGCGCCACAACCACCAGACCCGCCTGAGCTGGCTGCCCCGCGACGTGCTGGGCGCCAGCCATGGCGAGGCGCTGATGCACGCCGCCCGGGAACTGGCCGAGCTGCCCGCGCCGGGCAAGCACCCACGCCCCCTGAAGCCCCAGGAGAACGCCGACGACCTGCGCCCCTGGGATTCGGCAAAACCTGCGGACAACGGCTTTTATGCCTGGATCGCCGGCGAGTCGGGCACGGTCATGAAGATCCGCCGGCACCTGATCAACGAGCGTGGTCTGGAACGCCGCAACCTGGCGCTGATGGGCTACTGGCGCCTGGGCACGTCGCTGGGCTGACAGATCTGCCTGGACCTTGGGAACGCCGCGGCCGTGCCGGCCGATCGCAGCCTGCGGCAGCGGCTACATTGCCTGGCTCAGGAAACCGCGGTTTCGGCTTGCAGGTGACGCCGACGATGCACCTCAAGGTGGCCCTTGATCAGGCTCAGGACCCTGGCTTCGTGTTCGTGGATGAAGAAGTGCCCGCCCGCCAGCATGTCCACGGAGAAGCTGCCCTGGGTCTCCTTCCTCCAGCCAATCAACTGTTCGGTGGTGGCCCGGTCGGCCTTGCCTCCCAGGACATGCACCGGGCAGTTCAGCAACGGTCGCTGCAGCGGGCGAAAACGGCCACACAGGAGAAAGTCGGCGCGCAGGATCGGCAGGGTCAGGCTCATCAATTCCTGGTTGGCCAATACCTCTTCGCTGGTGCCATTGAGGGTGCGCAACTGTTCGATCAGTTGTTCGTCCGTCTTGGGGTCGGCAAAACCCCGGTCGTAGTCGGTGCGCAGGGTCGGCGCCGCGGTCCCCGAAGCGAACAGCGCCACCGGTTCCGGACAACCCAGGGCCCGCAGGGCGTGGGCCAGCTCGCAGGCCAGCAGCGCCCCCAGGCTATGGCCGAACAAGGCATAGGGCGCACGCAGGCCCGCACGAACTTCCACCGCCAGTTGCCGCGCCAGCTCGCGCATGTCGGTGGCCAGCGGCTCGGCATAACGGGCGCC from Pseudomonas chlororaphis subsp. chlororaphis encodes:
- a CDS encoding siderophore-interacting protein is translated as MSSATSLANFLSNSSLANGLRKLVGAGNQQPRAYRLINVQLKQRISLSPCMARFVFTGEDVAHTRTLAPDQRIKLLFPAADGLPPELPRIGDWHAARRKLPAAQQPPMRTYTIRALRAEPAELDVDFVLHGVTGPASRWATQAKVGDRLQMAVPDKAFSGDPGGYEWQPPAGIRKVLLIGDETALPAIAGILEDLMEYPTPPDVQAFIEVPHESDCLALRHNHQTRLSWLPRDVLGASHGEALMHAARELAELPAPGKHPRPLKPQENADDLRPWDSAKPADNGFYAWIAGESGTVMKIRRHLINERGLERRNLALMGYWRLGTSLG
- a CDS encoding thioesterase II family protein, whose translation is MTQLTLLCLPYSGASAMVYSRWRRKLPEWLKLQPVELPGRGARYAEPLATDMRELARQLAVEVRAGLRAPYALFGHSLGALLACELAHALRALGCPEPVALFASGTAAPTLRTDYDRGFADPKTDEQLIEQLRTLNGTSEEVLANQELMSLTLPILRADFLLCGRFRPLQRPLLNCPVHVLGGKADRATTEQLIGWRKETQGSFSVDMLAGGHFFIHEHEARVLSLIKGHLEVHRRRHLQAETAVS